gaacacgtttgtgcaagctctactgacccagtacgaggatcTCCTGCAAGAGGCCAGAGCGCTTTCAgtgctgcggaacatgaagcagggggcccgatccatccgagaatATGCGGCAGATTTCCAGGCGAAAGCCGCCCGAGCCCAGAACTGGAATgaagtgatgaagatcgagcacttcactaacgggctgaaccccagcatcctggatcgggctcTCACCCAAGCCCAACCAGAcacgctagtggggtggatccagctcgcgggagaggtggaaaccaacctgaaaAGAGTGGCCATGCTGCGCCAGGCGCTGGCGGCGGGCAAGGGGGGACCCAAGACCACCCCGGGGAAAGTCGACCCCCCTAAAGCTAAGAAACCGCCGACGGTCGCGCTGGTGGGGCCCCGCCATTGCTTCCGGTGCGGTGACCCAAgtcacctcgcctccaactgccctcaGCCTCCCTCTGGGACCGCCCCAGCGCCGGGGTCAATCAGGCAGAGCACCCCGGCCCCCAAGAAGGCccctggccgccctaaggatgcggcgaaaagcagcgcgTTGATGGTGCAGGAGGAGCTGCAGGAAGAAGAGGTCCACCTGTCCGCGGAACTGGCCAACctcgcgtgggaagaggagccggcgggaaacgactccGACCTGCTTTGagcggtgccaaccagcaggtcgatcgggaAAAGGCACCACTAACGGTAAAAACCACGGGAAGACTGTACTTTGTGATGGTAAAACTATTGAACCCAAAATTGAAAAGATTCCTGCAGATTTgagccctcatagactcagggtgcaaccgggaactaatctcccccaaggtggtggaggccctgggactgGAGCGcgcacaactgccccaccccatgttgtttgagcagatggacgagtCGGTGATGGGGGGGGAACCGTGTACGCAGGAAACAGAGCCATGCCACTTGGGGATTGAGGGCCATtgggacctggagacttttgTCATTGCCCAAGCGTGCGGCTATCccgtggtgttgggagtggggtggctggaAAAACATGAGCCCCTTATCCGCTGGAAGGCACAGACCATCAGGTTCCCCGACCCAGACTGTAGCGGGCACCTATGGAACCCGGCATGGGGGCCGTGAGCACCCGCCGCCcgagagagggcgtgcgtcctggtcgAGGAGGTGCACCAGGTCTCGAGCGCCTatcgcgacctgatggaggttttcagcgagcgggaggccaaccaattacccccccccatcggaacacagactgtgctatagagctaatccccggggaaagtctaccagatggggtgggctgagaaaaaggaactgcgcaaattcttagacttgaacttgaagagAGGTTTCATCAGACCCGCAGCGGCCCCAGttttgtttagaaagaagaaggataatacgcttagactttgcactgactttcgcgggataaacgtgatatcaatgtccaatgcctaccccatccccctcatcaaagacttattgaacacggtggcgggggggaaaatcttcacaaaactcgacttgagagacgcgtacttttgagtgcgcatcaaagagggggatgagtggaagatggcgttcaacaccccaatgggacaatttgagtatttggttatgccgtttgggttgcagggggcacccggggtattcatgaactttataaatgatgtgttgagaaaatttctgtacaagggggtggtggtgtacctggatgacatcattatttactcgcaggatgagcagtcccatgtaaaattggtgagggaggtgctggccaccctgctagagcaccagctgtatgccaaactgtctaaatgtgaatttcaccgCACTGAATTGGACTACCTCGGATTCCGAGTGTCCAGGGACggactagccatggaccctgCGAAAGTCCAGGCGGGCTTagagtgggctcccccgaggacacgtagacagctccaatcatttctcgaattctccaatttttacagaggattcattgaggggttcgcccagatcgccctacCCCTGACTGACCTCCTcaggacaaaggggaagggggaggatgcGAAACGCCCCGGGGCCAAGCTAAACTGGACGCCCGCTTGTCAGGCAGCTTTCGACaggctcaagcaactgttcactagcgagccagtcCTGAGCCACCCGGATGAGCAAAagggcttcgtggtccaatgcgacgcttccgacgtcgccttaggagccattctcatgcagagggatggggaggggaagctacgGCCCTGTGCTTACATCTCGCGGAAGTTCTCTtacgagcagagaaattggtcagtgtgggacaaggaggctttcgcagtcatgtttgcactaaaaacctggagatcgtgGTTGGAGGGAGCTAAGGTGCCATTCGAgatctggactgatcacaaaaatctcGAAGCCTTCACCGGGAAGAGGAAATTAAGTgaaaagcaaatccggtgggcaggattcttttcaaagttcgatttcaccctaaaacacatcccggggacccggaaTTTCTTAGCCGACGCCCTATCCAGGCTCCCGCAACACGAAagtcagagggaagaggtggttgaCTCGCTAATttcccccacgcaagtggcggccatggtcaccacccgctcacagAAAAGGAGGGAGCTAGACGGGCTCAGCCGCGAGCGCATCGCCTTGGagaccgagagggagggaggtgggcggcccgagggggtgcagaagggaaaggacgggttgtggtacaagggggagaaactctaCGTACCGATGTCACTGAGAAGGGAAATCTTGCAACTGTGCCATTCGTCCAAGCTGGCCggtcactttggctatgtaaaaaccttgcccTTAGTgaaccggcagttttggtggccatctCTACGAAAGGACGTGTCAGAATTTGTGACCAGTTTCCTggtgtgcataatggcgaagaagaggggagggaagcccccggGTATCTTGCTGCCActagaaacagccaaacgcccctggTCCATTGTGTCCATGGATTTCATAGTAGAACTCCCTTCATcgagggggaaaacagtcattttggtggtggtggacacgttttcaaaacaagcccatttcatcccctgtgcccaattacccacagccaagaaactggccgccctattctttgatcacgtggccAAAATCCACTCAATTCCAGACGTTATTAGTGaccgggggcctcagttcgttgccaccttttggcgggagttctgcaaactgttaggaatggagcaggggctaagctcagcgtaccacccccagacggacggacagacggagagagtgaacggggtgctggaacagTATTTGCGATGCTTTGTGAGTCAACgccagtccaactgggtagacctcctcccttttgcagaatatgcctataacaacagtgctcacagttccactaaagcctcccccttctccacagtgtttgggtatgagggaaaaccaatcccgatgctgccagggggggagggtcCAGGGACGGGCTCTGCCttcgagcagtggtggcagggacctagccagtgctggccagctatccaggaaaacttaaaaacagcaaaagaggcTTACAAGAGGCAATACGACAAGTCTCACgtgccagtctgggaactaaaagttggggactcagtatacctgtcaacgaaaaatctaccCCTTTCCCAACCATCCAGGAAGCTGGCTTTTAAATTCGTGGGGCcctttaagatcaagcgggtaattAACCCAGTAACGGTGGAATTAGATTTGCCTCCGGCTcttggtaaaatccaccctgtatttcattgcagcttacttcgtCGAAGCCCGCACTCGACCGATTGGCACCAATCAGAGTCAACGAAGCACAGTTACGAAACACAGAGCCATAATCAGGAGCAACCTCGAGCCCGCGCCAtagggggggcttagggggggcagtatgtcaagtctgctgtattgttattaacatgttgtctaactctggttcagaagcaagggattctgggctcttactgaacaccgatgctgctagctacctctcctccccttagctatgcctttgttgtgtagtctgctttgaaatgctgatatgtgaacaagattgtggagccttctcaagctgggtgtctgtgagagtcttaagcgccaaggccttggcttgggaacgagggagtaacatccttgtgcgaaaatatactgcatagagtgccccgcctgtaggaatcctttgatctataccttaaatgcttggttactgTCCATGTacccccagtccttcaatctctatcatggtcttcatttctgcgttcaataaactagttactttgtttcagccaaagactcgttattgaattcagctgacttgacaatTCAGTAGAAAACAGCATAATGTATTCATTTCCCCAGGTTTTccaggttttatatatatatatatatatatatgtatatatatatatatatatatatatgtatatacacacacacacacatacacacaaagttGTTTTAGGCTGCATGTGTACCATATTTCAGCTGTCTGTTGTGCAAGTACATGTATTGGCGTGATGCAGTACTCATGTGTCTCTGTCCTTTCCTCAGGGACCCCCATGGCTCTCAAGCTTCTGCCGAAGGCCAGCACCAAGCTGCAGAACTTCCTGTATGAATACTGCGTGGCCCTCTCACTCTCTGCCCACCCTGCCATCATTGGCATGTTCGggattgccatagagtccagccagCACTATGGCTTTCTGTATGAGGCAGCTCTGCACAGAGATCTCATCTCCATTATCAAGCCAAAGGTAGGCAGCTTGCTATGCCAAGCACACTTTCTTTGGAGTAAACCCATTGTATAACAAGGggcttgcttctgagtaaacctgTTTAGAATTGCTCCCAAAGGCTGTACCTGGATATTACACTATTGTTGCATTGCTGTAATCATATACAACTAGATTGTCTTTTCGGCAATAGGAAGACACAGCTGTGAATGACTATGATAGTGTCAAAGAAAGACACAAAAAAGTAAATTTCCAAAGCTGTTGAATTCTTTATTATATGATTGCAAGAGGCAGCAAAAGCCGAATCTCTGGTTGGGGGGAGATCTTCTCTCAAGTACActtacacagggtttttttggtagaaaaagcccatcaggaacttatttgcatattaggccacatcccctgacaccaagccagctggaattgcattcctgtgcgttcctgctcaaaaaaagctctgtatttacatttcccctgataagaacacacAATTCCAGTGAAGCTGACTTCTTAGTATATTTTCTCTGGAGGTGGTCATGGCTTGATTGAGGCCAGTTAGTTTTTGTTTCCAGGTCACTTATTTTTGCAGTCACAACAGCACATCCCACCTAGCCTACATGACTTCACTATTGTAATATGTTTCCGTTCTGGTTCATATTTACTTCCACAATACCACAACTATAGCACACCAGCTTCAACCATGCTTGGATACAACCTAATTCTTCCATAGTTGCTAGTGAGGGAACAAATGAGCATGTTCAGAATATGCCAGGTTTCTGATTGGTTCCAGAGTTCAACAATTCAagccctattgcattgtttattggatgtcccattctgttgattgtattgatgtagttgtgtaatccactttgagtcccatttataaataatataaaatgaaGAGAAAAAAAACACATCACCACTTTGTCAATGAAAGGACTCCCTTCTCAACTCCACTATTTTTCTCTGATTAAAATGTTTAAGGGTGAAACTAAGCACGGCAGTGGAGGGGAATCCATGTATATATATGCTGTACTAGAAAGACtcctgtgtatgtgtttgtgtacaTATTTGTATAGGGGGGGGTTATATTTTGCCTACCAGGTCACTAGCACATGAGGAGTCCTAACTCTATCCAAatttattcatatatatatatattccgcCCTTCCATTCTCAAACAGATTCCCAGGGCAGGTTGTAATATGCTTATGAAGATGTTAAAGCACAAATATGTTCAAATCAGCCCTAAGCAGCTTCTGGTTTCCACCTATAATAAGGAAATCATATGTGTAATTCAAAACACCTCTTAACCAGCATTAAAACAGTTATCAAAACTAATTTCACCATTTCCCAGCATGGACAGAAGACTTTTTATAACCCAAAGGCCTTCTTATAGTGgcagtctctaatctggagaactgggtttgattccctactcctccacatgcagccagctcggtgaccttgggtcagtcacagttcttcaaagatcctcacaggatgtctgttgtggggagaggaagggaaggagatcgtaagctgctctgagactacaagtgaagggcagggtataaatccaactcttcttcttctcttaaagAGGGCAATTATCAGCATTCAATGGGACATCAGTAGGGATCACTAGGTAGGGctaccagcctccagatgaggcctggagatctcccagtataacaattgatctctagactaAAGAGTGAAGTTCCCctaaataaaatggctgctttggatgttgGACTATATGGGATTGTGTTCttttgaggtccttcccctctgcaaactccaccctccccaggctccacccctcccctaaaatctccaagtatttcttaacccagaactggcaaccccatCAATAGGTCAGGTGGTCCTCCCCAGTAGGGCAGCCCTACTACCCAGTGCTATTattgtactgggggggggggcatatgtcTGCACGACATCATCAGATATTGTGATCTCAGACAATTCCAGCATTATCAAGTTCACAAATGGTACTTTGAATAGGTGCAGAAAACCATCCTGAAAATGGTAATGATGAAACAGGATAAGAGTAAGAGGGACCCAGCAGCATACTGCCTTCAGCAATCTAGTAGCTGCTTTTTAGACTAGTTGCAGTAAATATAATGCCTCTATTCTCTGACTAGGCTGGCATCCCAGAGCCTGCAGCCAAACTCTGTGCCAAACAGCTGGTAAGCGCCCTGGAATTCATCCATAGCCGGGGCCTTGTGTACCGAGATGTCAAGCCTGAGAACATCCTGCTTTTCGACCGCCATTGCCGCTGCATCAAACTGACAGATTTTGGCCTGACGCGCCCCCAGGGCACCCTGCTGCGTCTCGTGGCTGGGGTCATCCCCTACACTGCACCCGAGCTGAGCCGTGGCACTGGCGACACCCCAGGGTTGCCCATTGATGCCAGCCTGGATGCTTGGGCTTTGGGGGTGCTGATCTTCTGCTTGCTCACCGGTTACTTCCCCTGGGAGAAGACACTTCCCGAAGATTCCTTCTTTGAGGACTTTGTGATATGGCAGGAAACTGGTCTGGATGAAGATGTGCCCTTTCACTGGCGACCGCTCTCAAGCGATGCCATCTCTATGCTACGAAAACTCCTGGCCTTGGAACCAGCCAAACGTGGCCCTCTCCGCTGTGTACTCAGCTACCTTGACCGGCCGTGGCGAGCAGAGGGGGCGGCCAAAGGTCACTAGCAACAGAGTAATTGTACCCAAAGGAATTTCAT
The sequence above is a segment of the Heteronotia binoei isolate CCM8104 ecotype False Entrance Well chromosome 15, APGP_CSIRO_Hbin_v1, whole genome shotgun sequence genome. Coding sequences within it:
- the LOC132584021 gene encoding serine/threonine-protein kinase SBK2-like: MDLTLGMEAQALLEDMLEITSQNLVHMEVTEHYQIIKELGKGKYGQVVLVTHRKRGTPMALKLLPKASTKLQNFLYEYCVALSLSAHPAIIGMFGIAIESSQHYGFLYEAALHRDLISIIKPKAGIPEPAAKLCAKQLVSALEFIHSRGLVYRDVKPENILLFDRHCRCIKLTDFGLTRPQGTLLRLVAGVIPYTAPELSRGTGDTPGLPIDASLDAWALGVLIFCLLTGYFPWEKTLPEDSFFEDFVIWQETGLDEDVPFHWRPLSSDAISMLRKLLALEPAKRGPLRCVLSYLDRPWRAEGAAKGH